CAATCAACGAAGGGCCGTTCTACGCCATTCAGATTGCACCGGGGGTGCACCACACCATGGGCGGCGTGACCATTAACACCGAAACCTGCGTACTGGATACTCACCACAACGTGCTGCCGGGCGCGTTTGCCGCGGGTGAAGTGGTCGGCGGGATCCACGGGGGTAACCGTATCGGCGGTAACGCCGTGGCAGATATCATTATTTTTGGTACCCTTGCCGGACATCAGGCGGCGATGCGCGCGAAAAATGCCTAAGTTATCTGTGTTGCAGGCCGGATAAGCGCAGCGCCATCCGGCATTTTCCCCGGCAGCGCAGTGCTTGCCGGGGCGACATCGAGGAGACATGCTATGCCCGACGGCCATCGCGTCTACAGCTATTCCGCCGTTCTGATGGGGTCACCCATCCTCCTGAAACTCTTCTCCCATGACGAAGCGCTCGCCTCCCGCGTTTTTCGCCTGATCCGCCACTATGAAGATCTGTTTACCGTCAACCGCGCTCAGTCAGAGGTGATGGCGATCAATCATGCTGCCGGCCAACATCCGGTTACCGTTAGCCGCCCGGTGTTTGAGCTGATCCGCTGTGCGCGGGCGGCAAGCCTGCTGAAAAACAGCGCGTTCAACCTCGCGATTGGTCCCCTGGTCAAGCGCTGGAAGATCGGCTTTAAGGGCGACAGCGTACCGCCTGCCGATGATATTGCCGCGCTGCTGGCCATCACCCGCCCGCAAGAGGTGGTGCTCGATGAAACTGACTCCAGCGTATTTCTGACCAAAGCCGGAATGGAGATCGACCTGGGAGCCATTGCCAAGGGCTACATTGCCGATCGCGTACGTGATTATCTGCAAAAAGAGGGCGCGGAACGGGGGTTGATTAACCTCGGCGGCAATATCCAGACGCTCGGCTCGCCGGAGGGGGGCTGGAGCGTGGGGCTGAAAAAACCGTTCAGTACCGATGCACTGATTGGTGCCATTGTGGTGGAGAACCGGTCAGTGGTGACTTCAGGAACTTACGAACGCTATTTTGAACAAAACGGCAAACGCTATCACCACATTCTTGACCCGCGTACCGGCTACCCGCTGGACAACGCGCTGGACAGCGTCACCGTGGTGTCGAAAGATTCCCTGGATGGCGATCTCTGGACCACGCTGTTATACGGGATGGGCGCAGAAAAAGGCTGCGAGGCGCTGCGTGCGCGCCCGGACATTGAGGCCATCTTTGTGACCAAAAGCAAAGACGTGGTGATCTCATCGATGCACCACTTCCGCTTCACCTTACTGGATAACGCCTACCGCGTTACTGACAATACTGTTTAAGCAGCCCGATCTGTTCGGGTTGCAGACGGTAGCGATAAACCGGACGCCCGGTCGCACCGTAATGAATACTGGTGAACAGGATGTTGATCTGCGCCAGCCAAATCAGATACTTGCGGCAGGACACGCGGGAAATATTGACCGCGTTGGCCAGATCGTCGGTGGAGAACTCCATCTCGGGATGTTCGTCAATCCACTGGCAAATGGTGCGCAGCGTTTGCGGCGTCAGCCCCTTCGGCAATTTTTTACTGTCCGCCAGCTCAGGCGCGCCGCCATGCAGCAGCCTGTCCACATCCGCCTGCTCATAGTACTGATGTGAACCCATCAGGTTGTGCTTCGCCTTCCAGCCGTTCAACGCCTCTTCAAAGCGCGGGAACTGGAACGGTTTGATCAGGTAATCGACCACGCCGTAATGCATGGAGGTCTGAATGGTGGCGGCATCGGACGCGGAAGAGATCATAATCACGTCAATCGGGCGGCCGGACGCGCGGATCACGGGCAGCAGATCCAGGCCGTTATCCTGCTGCATATAGACGTCGAGCAGCACCAGATCGACAGGCTGGTCGGGATTGTTGATGATGGCCTCGGCCTGGTTGAGCGTGGAGGCGACGCCGCAGCAGCTAAACCCGTCAACACGATTGACATACAGACGGTTGAGGTCGGCTACCATGGCGTCATCATCGACAATTAATACATTTATCACGCGATATTCCTCTCGCTATCCCAGGGGATGTGAACAAAAAATTGAGTAAATACGCCCGGCTCAGACTCGACGGTAATGTCACCGCCCAGATTCTGGATCTGCTGGCGTGCAAGGAATAGCCCAACGCCGCGGTTTTCACCTTTCGTTGAGTACCCTTTGGTAAAAACGTCCTCCAGATGGAGGGGATCGATACCGGGACCGTCGTCGCTGACTTCACAGCTTAGCCAGCTGCTCTGATAGTGCAATAAAAGGCCAATCTCGCCCTCAGGCTGATCGTGCATGGCATCCAGCGCGTTTTCAATCAGGTTGCCGAGCACGGTGACCAGCACCGCGGCCTGTTCTTCGTTAGCCGTATCGGGCAGGTGACAGTCTTCGGCCAGCGTCAGGGTAACCCCGGCCTCCTTGGCGCGATTGATTTTGCCAAACAGGAAGCCCGCAATGACCGGTGATTTGATTTTGCGCTGGATCGCGCCGATATCGGTCTGGTAATTATTCGCGGTCTGGAGGATATACTCCTCCAGCTTGTCATAGCGTTTCATGTGCAGCAGGCCCAGGATCACGTGCAGCTTGTTCATAAACTCATGGGTATGGGCGCGCAGGGCGTCCACGTAGTTCACCATGCCGTCGATACGCTGCATGAGCTGGCTGACCTCTGTTTTATCACGGAACGTGCTGATCGCACCGATAACCCGGTTCTGGCTTTTCACCGGCACCATGTTACACAGCAGAAGCCTGCCGTTGCAGCCGATCTCCCGATCCTGACGCGCCACGCCGGTTTTCGCCACCTCGCGCAGGCTTGCCAGCAGCGGTTCGCTGGCGTTCTCCGACTGTTGGCCCGACGGCAACAGCAAAATTTCTCGCGCGGCGTGGTTCACCATCGTCACGCGACCATGGGTATCCACCGCGATAACCCCTTCGCGCAGCGACTGAAGCATCGCCTGCCGCTGTTCAAACAGGGCCGAAATTTCATACGGCTCCAGCCCAAACAGGATCCGTTTCAGCACCCGGACCAGGCCCCAGATCGCCAGCGAACTCATTAATATGCTGAACAGGATCGTCCAGACCGCGTTCAGCCTTCCGCGCGTGATCTGATCTTCCACCTTTTTCAGGGAGATCCCCACGATCACCACGCCAATCTGATCGTGCTGGTTATCGTAGATGGGGGTAAACACGCGCAGCGCTTCGGCGAGCGCGCCCCGGTTGACGGAGACGTTCTCTTTCCCCTCCAGCGCGGGCGTCAGATCGTCACCAATAAAATGCAGCCCCAGCAGCGCTTCGTTTGGGTGAGAGTAGCGGATACCGCGCATATCGGTCACAACGGTGAACAGCAGATCGTTGCGCCGGGTGACGGCCTGCGCGATAGGCTGAATAATATTATCCTGAGGCGATGCCATTAAACCGCGCCGGACGTCCGGGCTGTCGGCAAAGGTGCGCGCAATGCCGAGGGCGGTGTCTTTGACATCGTCTCGCGTGGCGCGGGTGATTTGCATGGAGTAGAGCGCAAATACCAGCAGCAGAACGGAGCCGATGATGGCGCATACCATGAGCGTGACCAGAGTGTAGAGTTTCATCGGACGCCTGCGCGTCGGAGAAAGTTGCTGCAAATCGCTCATTACCGCTCCGCGATGATCGAGAAAGGGGGTAATTATCACCGATGACGGGCATTTCTTAAAGCC
This region of Enterobacter cancerogenus genomic DNA includes:
- a CDS encoding FAD:protein FMN transferase; the protein is MPDGHRVYSYSAVLMGSPILLKLFSHDEALASRVFRLIRHYEDLFTVNRAQSEVMAINHAAGQHPVTVSRPVFELIRCARAASLLKNSAFNLAIGPLVKRWKIGFKGDSVPPADDIAALLAITRPQEVVLDETDSSVFLTKAGMEIDLGAIAKGYIADRVRDYLQKEGAERGLINLGGNIQTLGSPEGGWSVGLKKPFSTDALIGAIVVENRSVVTSGTYERYFEQNGKRYHHILDPRTGYPLDNALDSVTVVSKDSLDGDLWTTLLYGMGAEKGCEALRARPDIEAIFVTKSKDVVISSMHHFRFTLLDNAYRVTDNTV
- the dcuR gene encoding two-component system response regulator DcuR; the protein is MINVLIVDDDAMVADLNRLYVNRVDGFSCCGVASTLNQAEAIINNPDQPVDLVLLDVYMQQDNGLDLLPVIRASGRPIDVIMISSASDAATIQTSMHYGVVDYLIKPFQFPRFEEALNGWKAKHNLMGSHQYYEQADVDRLLHGGAPELADSKKLPKGLTPQTLRTICQWIDEHPEMEFSTDDLANAVNISRVSCRKYLIWLAQINILFTSIHYGATGRPVYRYRLQPEQIGLLKQYCQ
- a CDS encoding sensor histidine kinase; the encoded protein is MSDLQQLSPTRRRPMKLYTLVTLMVCAIIGSVLLLVFALYSMQITRATRDDVKDTALGIARTFADSPDVRRGLMASPQDNIIQPIAQAVTRRNDLLFTVVTDMRGIRYSHPNEALLGLHFIGDDLTPALEGKENVSVNRGALAEALRVFTPIYDNQHDQIGVVIVGISLKKVEDQITRGRLNAVWTILFSILMSSLAIWGLVRVLKRILFGLEPYEISALFEQRQAMLQSLREGVIAVDTHGRVTMVNHAAREILLLPSGQQSENASEPLLASLREVAKTGVARQDREIGCNGRLLLCNMVPVKSQNRVIGAISTFRDKTEVSQLMQRIDGMVNYVDALRAHTHEFMNKLHVILGLLHMKRYDKLEEYILQTANNYQTDIGAIQRKIKSPVIAGFLFGKINRAKEAGVTLTLAEDCHLPDTANEEQAAVLVTVLGNLIENALDAMHDQPEGEIGLLLHYQSSWLSCEVSDDGPGIDPLHLEDVFTKGYSTKGENRGVGLFLARQQIQNLGGDITVESEPGVFTQFFVHIPWDSERNIA